In Kryptolebias marmoratus isolate JLee-2015 linkage group LG4, ASM164957v2, whole genome shotgun sequence, the following proteins share a genomic window:
- the c1qa gene encoding complement C1q subcomponent subunit A: MGAHQNLAVLVGVASLLWNAGCDAGCQGTDGHKGVDGAPGRDGLPGVKGQKGEPAVMADGPVDPVSLQRLKGDMGNPGPPGAMGLKGYQGDTGAAGPIGPQGPRGAAGKNTGAGKDNSDQEAQYSAFSAIRNESSYPAVSQPITFQTAAVNRPGDFSIATGHFTCRVPGYYYFSFHSVAKTSLCLGLASDSRDDKLVFCDYSSRMHDQMLSGGAVLQLAAGERVWLESFNDKQTAADKQDRREKQIIFNGLLLFSD; encoded by the exons ATGGGAGCTCATCAGAACCTGGCGGTTCTGGTCGGCGTGGCCTCGCTGCTGTGGAACGCCGGCTGTGACGCCGGCTGTCAGGGAACGGACGGCCATAAAGGGGTGGACGGAGCTCCAGGAAGAGACGGGCTGCCCGGGGTGAAGGGACAGAAAGGAGAGCCAG CTGTGATGGCCGACGGTCCGGTGGATCCAGTCTCCCTGCAGAGGCTCAAGGGGGACATGGGGAACCCGGGCCCCCCGGGGGCCATGGGTCTGAAAGGTTATCAGGGGGACACAGGAGCAGCCGGTCCCATTGGACCGCAAGGTCCCCGCGGCGCCGCAGGGAAGAACACCGGCGCCG GAAAAGATAATTCCGATCAGGAAGCTCAATATTCGGCTTTTTCCGCCATCAGGAACGAGAGCAGCTATCCGGCCGTCAGCCAG CCAATAACCTTCCAGACTGCGGCGGTCAACCGGCCTGGGGATTTCAGCATCGCCACAGGTCACTTCACCTGCAGAGTACCTGGGTATTATTACTTCAGCTTCCACTCTGTTGCCAAG ACCAGCCTCTGCCTGGGATTGGCCAGCGACTCCCGGGACGACAAGCTGGTGTTCTGCGATTACAGCAGCAGGATGCACGATCAG ATGCTGTCGGGCGGAGCggtgctacagctggctgctggCGAGCGAGTCTGGCTCGAGTCCTTCAACGACAAGCAGACGGCTGCCGACAAACAAGACCGGCGAGAGAAACAGATCATCTTCAACGGCTTACTGCTCTTCTCCGACTGA
- the LOC108249503 gene encoding nuclear factor 7, ovary, with protein sequence MASCSELFCPVCHEIFRDPVVLSCSHSFCKACVHAWWREKQINECPLCKESPLTSNPPVSLALKNLCEAYRHESKPEVSAGSEDLCGVHLEKLKLFCLDHQKPACVVCRDSKTHSSHRFRPVDEAAQDRREEIRASLRPLREKLNLCEQLKGNWDQTAKHIKVQSRKTERQIRERVKKLHQLLQEEEEARITALREEEKQKSKLVREKSEALSRKISVLSNTIRATEKELRDEDVAFLQKYKDASKRVQQHHLLEDPKLDSGALIDEAKHLGNLAFNIWSKMKDVVSFCPVTLDPNTAHRGLVLSEDLTSVRHDERQKLPDNPERFDLHRALLGSEGFDSGSHSWDVEVGDSTSWDLGVAAESVQRKGDIKAGLWIIRLSDGLYEAVSPSQQQILFHLKTTLRRIRVSLDWEAGRLLLSDADTEVNIYTFTHDFTEKMFPYFSSKKQQLKISPRKVSAAVK encoded by the coding sequence ATGGCTTCCTGCTCTGAGCTCTTCTGCCCCGTGTGCCACGAAATATTCAGAGATCCCGTCGTCCTGTCGTGCAGCCACAGCTTCTGCAAAGCCTGCGTGCACGCCTGGTGGAGGGAGAAGCAAATAAACGAGTGTCCGCTTTGCAAAGAGAGTCCTCTGACGAGTAATCCACCTGTCAGCCTGGCTCTGAAGAACCTGTGTGAGGCCTACCGACATGAGTCCAAGCCCGAGGTTTCTGCAGGGTCCGAGGACCTCTGCGGCGTGCACctggagaagctgaagctgTTCTGCCTGGACCATCAGAAGCCGGCGTGCGTGGTGTGCCGAgactcaaaaacacacagcagccaCAGGTTCAGGCCCGTGGACGAGGCGGCCCAGGACCGCAGGGAGGAGATCCGGGCTTCCCTGAGGCCGTTACGAGAAAAACTGAACCTCTGCGAGCAACTGAAGGGAAACTGGGATCAAACTGCGAAACACATTAAAGTCCAgagcagaaagacagagaggcAGATCAGGGAGAGGGTCAAGAAGCTGCACCAGcttctgcaggaggaggaggaggccaggATCACGGCTctgagggaggaagagaagCAGAAGAGCAAACTAGTGAGGGAGAAATCTGAAGCTCTGAGCAGAAAGATTTCTGTCCTTTCAAACACGATCAGAGCCACAGAGAAGGAGCTGAGAGACGAAGACGTCGCcttcctgcagaaatacaaGGATGCCTCAAAAAGAGTGCAGCAGCACCACCTGCTGGAGGATCCAAAACTGGACTCTGGAGCGCTGATAGATGAGGCCAAACATCTGGGCAACCTGGCCTTCAACATCTGGAGCAAGATGAAGGACGTGGTCTCCTTCTGTCCCGTGACTCTGGACCCGAACACGGCTCATCGGGGGCTCGTCCTGTCTGAAGACCTGACCTCCGTGAGACACGATGAGCGCCAGAAGCTTCCAGACAACCCGGAGAGGTTTGACCTCCATCGGGCCCTCCTGGGCTCCGAGGGCTTCGACTCGGGAAGCCACAGCTGGGACGTGGAGGTGGGGGACAGCACCAGCTGGGACCTGGGGGTGGCAGCAGAGTCTGTCCAAAGGAAAGGGGACATAAAGGCTGGACTGTGGATAATCAGGTTATCGGATGGTTTGTACGAAGCCGTCTCCCCTTCGCAGCAGCAGATTCTTTTCCACCTGAAGACGACGCTCCGGAGGATCCGAGTCAGCCTGGACTGGGAGGCAGGAAGACTGTTGCTCTCTGATGCAGACACTGAAGTCAACATTTACACCTTCACACACGACTTCACTGAGAAAATGTTCCCATACTTCAGCAGCAAGAAGCAACAACTCAAAATATCACCAAGGAAGGTCTCTGCAGCTGTGAAGTAG
- the c1qb gene encoding complement C1q subcomponent subunit B, whose amino-acid sequence MALQWFGCCTAALLLLVLVDPVHMSSCTGAAPGIPGIPGLHGPNGRDGVKGVKGDQGEAAQPIRGQKGEQGPKGPPGRPGMKGDVGQPGDLGNQGQKGEKGRPFNPTNREKSFFSYKRAISQLPELNTAMDFNRRILPDLDSQFQGETLENGTFVAKIKGVYFFSYHVSAKSRACLKLVKGSDSHMTLCDTSEGFLVNSGSALLELQVGDTVSLHATKYNSIVTSTSSTSHTFTGFLVFPTA is encoded by the exons ATG GCCCTCCAGTGGTTCGGTTGCTGCACTGCAGCGTTGCTCCTCCTGGTCCTCGTGGACCCGGTCCACATGTCGTCCTGCACCGGAGCCGCTCCTGGGATTCCTGGGATACCCGGCCTCCACGGACCCAACGGCAGGGATGGTGTGAAAGGGGTGAAGGGAGATCAGG GTGAGGCCGCTCAGCCCATCAGGGGCCAGAAGGGGGAACAAGGTCCAAAGGGCCCACCGGGACGGCCCGGCATGAAGGGGGACGTCGGTCAGCCGGGTGATTTGGGAAATCAAGGCCAGAAGGGGGAGAAGGGAAGACCCTTCAATCCCACCAACCGTGAGAAGTCCTTCTTCTCCTACAAACGGGCGATTTCCCAACTCCCGGAGTTAAACACGGCCATGGACTTCAACAG GCGGATTCTGCCCGACTTGGACTCCCAGTTTCAAGGAGAAACGTTGGAAAACGGGACGTTTGTGGCGAAAATCAAAGGCGTCTACTTCTTCAGTTACCACGTCTCAGCAAAGAGCAGG GCGTGCCTGAAGCTGGTGAAGGGCAGCGACAGCCACATGACCCTGTGTGACACATCGGAGGGTTTCCTGGTCAACTCTGGCTCGGCTCTTCTGGAGCTGCAGGTCGGAGACACGGTTTCTCTGCACGCAACCAAGTACAACAGCATTGTGACGAGCACGAGCAGCACCAGCCACACTTTCACCGGCTTCCTGGTCTTCCCAACCGCCTGA
- the c1qc gene encoding complement C1q subcomponent subunit C — protein MLLRRFLVVGSLLTLAAPLLVAAETCPASGMPGMPGIPGLPGRDGRDGVKGEKGEPGVQRSGVLGPQKGEKGGPGQRGDQGKRGQSGEPGKPGSPGAAGDRGDPGEPGTAGAQQQAAFSVARGTPDFPEKASLIRFTKVITNINNDYSTSTGHFRCRVPGMYYFVFHASLEDKLCVLLKLDNNLLTSFCDHRRYKRQVTSGGLAVYLSRGQEVWLETKDYRGMTGRPNGYSIFSGFLLHPY, from the exons ATGCTCCTCCGGCGTTTCCTCGTGGTGGGATCTCTGCTCACATTGGCCGCTCCTCTGCTGGTTGCTGCGGAGACGTGTCCAGCGTCAGGGATGCCCGGAATGCCAG GTATCCCCGGACTTCCTGGCAGAGACGGACGTGACGGAGTGAAAGGAGAGAAAGGAGAGCCGg GGGTGCAGCGGAGCGGCGTCCTCGGGCCTCAGAAGGGCGAGAAGGGCGGCCCGGGGCAGAGGGGTGACCAAGGCAAACGAGGTCAGTCGGGAGAACCCGGAAAACCCGGCAGCCCGGGAGCCGCAGGTGATCGTGGAGATCCAGGAGAACCCGG GACTGCCGGAGCTCAGCAGCAGGCGGCCTTCAGCGTGGCCAGAGGGACCCCAGACTTCCCAGAGAAAGCCAGCCTGATCCGCTTCACTAAAGTCATAACCAACATCAACAACGACTACAGCACAAGCACGGGACACTTCAG GTGCCGAGTCCCAGGAATGTACTACTTTGTGTTCCACGCCTCGTTGGAGGACAAACTCTGTGTGCTGCTGAAGCTCGACAACAACCTGCTGACGTCGTTTTGTGATCACCGCCGCTACAAGAGGCAG GTGACGTCCGGCGGCCTGGCGGTCTACCTGTCCAGAGGTCAGGAGGTTTGGCTGGAGACCAAAGACTACAGAGGCATGACGGGGAGGCCCAACGGTTACAGCATATTTTCTGGCTTTCTGCTGCACCCTTACTGA